The following coding sequences lie in one Psychrobacter arenosus genomic window:
- a CDS encoding nitroreductase family protein, which translates to MTANIKQLHNAFETRRSIYALTDTLPVSEQAIIDAVEHAILHTPSSFNSQTTRIIVLFGAEHKKVWDIAETNLREIVGDGDFSSTEQKMNSFRAGAGTVLFFEDENDVKNLQEQFPLYADNFPVWAEHTNAMHQYAIWTALGEMQVGATLQHYAPIFEQDVAQAFDVPASWQLIAQMPFGGIGAPAGDKDFKPVSERVRVLGQ; encoded by the coding sequence ATGACTGCTAATATCAAACAACTCCACAACGCCTTCGAAACTCGCCGCTCTATCTATGCGTTAACCGATACCCTGCCCGTCTCTGAGCAAGCGATTATCGATGCGGTCGAGCACGCTATTTTGCATACGCCCTCTTCTTTTAACTCACAGACTACCCGCATCATCGTCTTATTCGGCGCTGAGCATAAAAAGGTATGGGATATTGCTGAAACGAATTTGCGTGAAATAGTCGGTGATGGCGATTTTTCTAGCACAGAACAGAAAATGAACAGCTTCCGCGCCGGCGCTGGTACAGTGTTATTCTTTGAAGATGAAAATGACGTCAAGAATTTGCAAGAGCAGTTCCCTTTATACGCGGATAATTTCCCTGTTTGGGCTGAGCATACCAACGCCATGCACCAGTACGCCATCTGGACCGCCCTAGGCGAAATGCAAGTCGGTGCTACCTTACAGCATTATGCGCCAATATTTGAGCAGGACGTTGCACAAGCTTTTGACGTCCCTGCGAGCTGGCAGCTAATCGCACAAATGCCGTTTGGCGGTATTGGTGCGCCTGCTGGCGACAAAGACTTTAAACCGGTCAGCGAGCGTGTACGCGTTTTAGGTCAATAA
- a CDS encoding glutathione S-transferase family protein gives MGLLIEGQWHDKWYDTAANSGRFERDAANFRNWVTQDGSAGPSGRGGFKAEPNRYHLYVSLACPWAHRTLIYRRLKGSEEMISLSVVHPYMAEHGWTFAEDEGVIPDPNVNARYLYEVYTAAQADYSGRVTVPILWDKQTQTIVSNESSEIIRMFNSAFDEVGALAGDFTPAALLAEIDELNDFIYPKINNGVYRAGFATTSEAYEEAVFELFAALDTIEARLDSRRYLTGATITEADWRLFTTLVRFDAVYVGHFKCNVRRIVDYPNLWGYLRDLYQQPGIASTVCLKHIKAHYYTSHEMINPTRIIPVGPDIDFTTPHNREQLA, from the coding sequence ATGGGCTTACTGATAGAAGGCCAATGGCACGATAAATGGTATGACACTGCTGCTAATTCAGGCCGTTTTGAGCGTGATGCTGCTAATTTTAGAAACTGGGTCACCCAAGATGGCAGTGCTGGTCCTTCCGGTAGAGGCGGTTTTAAAGCCGAGCCCAATCGTTATCACCTATATGTGTCGCTAGCCTGTCCTTGGGCGCATCGCACCTTGATTTACCGTCGTCTCAAAGGCTCAGAAGAGATGATTTCGCTCTCGGTAGTGCATCCCTATATGGCTGAACATGGCTGGACCTTTGCAGAGGATGAAGGCGTCATCCCCGATCCCAATGTGAATGCTCGCTATTTATATGAGGTTTATACCGCAGCACAGGCCGATTATTCTGGCCGGGTTACCGTTCCTATCCTCTGGGACAAACAAACCCAGACTATCGTGAGCAATGAGTCTTCAGAAATTATTCGGATGTTCAATTCAGCTTTTGATGAGGTTGGTGCCTTAGCCGGTGACTTTACCCCAGCGGCATTATTGGCTGAGATTGATGAGCTCAACGATTTTATTTACCCTAAGATTAACAATGGGGTATATCGCGCGGGCTTTGCCACTACCTCCGAGGCTTATGAAGAGGCGGTCTTTGAATTATTCGCAGCGCTAGATACTATTGAAGCTCGTTTAGATAGCAGACGTTACCTGACCGGTGCGACTATTACCGAAGCCGACTGGCGCTTGTTTACCACTTTGGTGCGTTTTGATGCCGTATACGTCGGGCATTTTAAATGTAATGTCCGCCGCATTGTCGACTACCCTAACCTTTGGGGGTATCTGCGTGACTTATACCAACAGCCTGGCATCGCTAGTACCGTATGTCTCAAGCACATTAAAGCGCACTATTACACCAGTCACGAGATGATTAATCCTACCCGTATTATACCGGTAGGCCCCGATATCGATTTTACTACCCCGCATAATCGCGAGCAGTTAGCGTAG
- a CDS encoding pirin family protein — MTINVAVTNNHENADASQAASETPMKNRTLLQQFPGMATSDGDGVKLTRIIGSPYLDMLDPFLMLDCFESDDANDYMGGFPTHPHRGFETVTYLLNGRMRHKDNAGNEGVIEPGGVQWMTAARGILHSEMPEQEDGLLKGFQLWVNLPASAKMSDPAYQEFPAELTPLERRDNGTEVRVIAGQTDQGTVGPVVNTYTYPTYLDVTLPANTPFVQTLTAEHNAFIYVIEGEVAILESQDPQAHDINNIENAKVLTAKNLGLLTQGEQVLLNSGATGARFLLIAGQPLNESIARAGPFVMNTRDEVLQAFSDFKHGKF; from the coding sequence ATGACTATCAATGTAGCGGTAACTAATAACCACGAAAACGCTGATGCCTCCCAAGCTGCTAGCGAGACTCCCATGAAAAACCGTACTTTGCTACAACAGTTTCCAGGCATGGCAACATCGGATGGCGATGGCGTCAAGCTCACCCGCATTATAGGCTCGCCTTATTTAGATATGTTAGACCCTTTTTTAATGCTCGATTGCTTTGAAAGTGATGATGCTAATGATTATATGGGCGGCTTCCCGACCCATCCGCATCGGGGCTTTGAGACTGTGACCTATCTGCTTAATGGCCGGATGCGCCATAAAGACAATGCCGGTAATGAAGGCGTGATTGAGCCCGGTGGCGTGCAATGGATGACGGCCGCCCGAGGTATTTTACATTCTGAGATGCCTGAGCAAGAAGATGGGCTGTTAAAGGGTTTTCAGCTGTGGGTCAATCTACCGGCCTCAGCAAAAATGAGCGACCCAGCTTATCAAGAATTCCCAGCCGAATTAACCCCACTCGAGCGCCGTGATAATGGTACTGAAGTGCGTGTGATTGCCGGGCAGACCGATCAAGGTACAGTAGGCCCGGTGGTCAATACTTATACTTACCCCACGTATTTAGACGTGACCCTGCCTGCTAATACGCCGTTTGTACAAACGCTAACCGCTGAGCACAATGCTTTTATCTATGTGATTGAGGGCGAGGTGGCTATTTTAGAGTCGCAAGACCCTCAAGCACATGATATTAATAACATTGAAAATGCCAAAGTATTAACGGCTAAAAATTTGGGCCTATTAACCCAAGGCGAGCAAGTGCTACTCAATAGTGGTGCTACCGGTGCACGTTTCTTACTGATTGCCGGTCAACCGCTTAACGAGTCTATCGCTCGTGCTGGCCCTTTTGTGATGAATACCCGTGATGAAGTCTTGCAAGCTTTTAGCGACTTTAAACACGGTAAATTTTAA
- a CDS encoding LysR family transcriptional regulator — translation MGQLEDMSMFVRVVDAGSITKAAAQLDIAKSAVSRRLKDLETRLGTQLVNRTTRKSNLTEAGEHYYQQAQRILGAVNALNEQTSGVKTHIEGTVKMTAPLSFGLMHLSELIDEYANDYPKLTFELDFSDRQVDLVEEGYELAIRIGELQNSSYQARRLTRIRFVICASPSYLSERGTPKNMQDLANHTFLHYSLRKDSDLELIDEQGNKHHIPTHSKMKANNGQFLIEMAVKGHGIVFMPTFIAYETLARGELVPILQQYQLPIMNAYAIYPKSRFLSQRCRLLIDFLAEHLGDEPYWDNLL, via the coding sequence ATGGGTCAATTAGAAGATATGTCGATGTTCGTCCGCGTAGTCGATGCCGGTAGCATCACTAAAGCGGCTGCCCAATTGGACATCGCTAAATCTGCCGTCAGTCGTCGTTTAAAAGATCTAGAAACCCGTCTGGGCACCCAATTAGTCAATCGAACCACACGTAAATCTAACTTAACGGAAGCGGGCGAGCACTATTATCAACAAGCACAGCGTATCTTAGGCGCAGTAAATGCGCTTAATGAGCAAACTAGCGGAGTCAAGACGCATATCGAAGGCACGGTAAAAATGACCGCGCCGCTCTCTTTTGGCCTTATGCACTTAAGTGAGCTGATCGACGAGTATGCTAATGACTACCCCAAATTGACCTTTGAGCTAGACTTCTCGGATCGCCAAGTCGATTTGGTAGAAGAAGGCTATGAGCTAGCTATCCGTATAGGAGAGTTACAGAACTCCTCTTATCAAGCGCGCCGCTTGACCCGAATTCGCTTTGTTATTTGTGCCAGTCCTAGCTACCTGAGCGAGAGAGGCACGCCGAAAAATATGCAAGATTTGGCCAATCACACCTTTTTGCACTATAGCTTACGTAAAGATAGCGATTTGGAGCTGATCGATGAGCAAGGCAACAAACATCATATTCCTACTCACTCAAAAATGAAGGCCAATAACGGCCAATTTCTAATAGAGATGGCAGTCAAAGGCCATGGCATTGTGTTTATGCCCACCTTTATTGCTTACGAAACCCTAGCACGGGGTGAACTGGTGCCTATATTGCAACAGTATCAATTGCCCATAATGAATGCTTATGCGATTTATCCTAAAAGCCGCTTTTTATCACAGCGTTGTCGGCTGCTAATTGATTTTTTAGCAGAACATTTAGGGGATGAACCCTATTGGGACAACCTTTTATAA
- a CDS encoding DUF421 domain-containing protein, with protein MDWANIFIHDTTWTFAAEIVVRVTVMFTMVILFLRFTGKRGVRQLSIFELTIILSLGSIAGDPMFTKDLPLIQALLIMTVVIGLYRACTWLMMKWQRFENLLEGKPIYIVEDGMLVLEDIEQGKMSHDEFFAELRQRSVEHLGQVRTGLLETDGSLSVLLFTDEEVRYGLPLFPKQYKAVTEVEPDQCYACMHCGHVEYITEPQQLCSRCDNKCRGWTKAMAVKVVQ; from the coding sequence GTGGATTGGGCCAATATCTTTATTCATGACACCACTTGGACATTCGCCGCTGAAATCGTAGTGCGGGTCACTGTCATGTTTACTATGGTGATTTTATTTCTGCGCTTCACGGGTAAGCGCGGGGTACGGCAACTGTCAATTTTTGAATTGACCATTATTTTATCGCTTGGCTCCATTGCCGGCGACCCCATGTTTACCAAGGATCTGCCGCTCATTCAGGCTTTACTGATTATGACGGTGGTGATTGGTCTATATCGAGCTTGTACTTGGCTGATGATGAAATGGCAAAGGTTTGAAAACTTATTAGAAGGCAAGCCTATCTACATTGTAGAAGACGGTATGTTGGTACTAGAAGACATTGAGCAGGGCAAAATGTCGCACGATGAGTTTTTTGCAGAATTACGCCAGCGCAGTGTTGAGCATTTAGGTCAAGTGCGTACGGGATTGTTAGAGACCGATGGCTCATTAAGCGTGCTGTTATTCACAGATGAGGAAGTCCGTTATGGGCTGCCTTTATTTCCTAAGCAATATAAAGCCGTGACGGAGGTTGAGCCGGATCAATGCTACGCGTGTATGCACTGTGGTCATGTGGAATATATTACTGAGCCGCAGCAGCTGTGTAGTCGCTGCGATAATAAATGTAGAGGCTGGACTAAAGCTATGGCGGTTAAAGTGGTCCAGTAA
- a CDS encoding DMT family transporter, with amino-acid sequence MSGVTKTERLQHRRSWLIPCLCLLAGGMLLGVTTNLAKYAGTIGLTPVAFLFWSISGAALILLLVALLRSELPPLTARSFEYYIVAALVSVAGANLIFFSAIPQVGAGFVAMTIALPPLLTYLGALALRIESFQPLRAFGVAAALLGAGVLAAHKFAAPNVSVVWVLIALCGPVLLAIGNIYRTLRWPPNASPSALAPGMLIAAAVQLGLVGMLPNFSLAVPLVSASIGGIFGSLSVGLIVLQAVLFAGQFLLLFLLQKTGGPVLLSLLGAVGAVVGVPIAVFIQGEAPPEGLILGASLIAIGVISVTLGGVRMLQGGEKSA; translated from the coding sequence ATGAGTGGTGTTACCAAGACAGAGCGTTTGCAGCACAGAAGAAGTTGGTTAATCCCTTGTCTGTGTCTGTTAGCAGGCGGAATGCTGTTGGGAGTAACGACCAATTTAGCGAAATACGCCGGGACTATTGGTCTTACCCCAGTCGCTTTTCTGTTTTGGTCGATCAGTGGCGCCGCGCTGATTCTATTGCTAGTGGCACTATTGCGCAGTGAGTTGCCGCCGCTGACCGCGCGTAGCTTTGAGTACTATATTGTGGCGGCTTTGGTTAGCGTGGCGGGCGCCAATCTGATTTTCTTTTCCGCCATTCCGCAAGTGGGCGCAGGCTTTGTCGCTATGACTATCGCGTTACCGCCCTTATTAACTTATCTTGGTGCGCTTGCCTTGCGTATTGAAAGCTTTCAGCCATTACGAGCCTTTGGGGTGGCCGCGGCTTTGCTGGGGGCAGGGGTACTGGCAGCTCATAAGTTTGCTGCACCAAATGTGAGCGTGGTTTGGGTGTTGATAGCGTTGTGTGGTCCTGTATTACTGGCGATTGGCAATATTTATCGTACGCTACGTTGGCCCCCTAATGCCTCACCGAGTGCGTTAGCCCCTGGCATGCTCATAGCTGCGGCTGTGCAATTGGGTTTGGTCGGTATGTTGCCCAATTTCTCCTTGGCAGTCCCGTTAGTATCGGCATCAATAGGTGGAATTTTTGGCAGTCTGTCAGTAGGGTTGATTGTGCTGCAAGCGGTTCTATTTGCCGGTCAATTCTTATTGCTGTTCTTGCTGCAAAAGACGGGAGGGCCAGTTTTGCTAAGTTTGCTAGGCGCTGTTGGGGCAGTAGTCGGTGTGCCGATAGCGGTATTTATCCAAGGGGAGGCGCCGCCTGAGGGTTTAATCTTAGGCGCATCGTTGATTGCTATCGGGGTGATTAGCGTGACTTTGGGTGGGGTTAGGATGTTGCAAGGCGGTGAGAAAAGTGCATAA
- a CDS encoding amidohydrolase family protein produces the protein MLDLIIKNARLTDYDDLVDINVKDGHIHSIDSSENEPKVAQEDIENLAKQTFDAQGHFVCSGFYESHIHLDKACILDRCSIEDGDLNEAVEETGKAKEAFTEADVFARGCKVIEMAIKKGTVGLRTFVETDKKTELRSFEAIKRVRDKYAFAIDIEICAFAQDGLTTEPRTQELLQQALAQGADLIGGCPYKDEHPEQHIEMVFDLAQQYDVDVDFHLDFDLDPEGSSIPKLVEETIKRNYQGRVSIGHVTKLSAMDKAKRLEIAALLKLAKITLTVLPATDIYLNGRDYEALIPRGMVNANELAEMGLTTTISSNNILNAFTPYGDASLLRMANMYANIAQLSKDSEISDVFAMVTKNAADLLSQASEIKVGAPATLVVVETKDAVSAVRTVAQVLAGFKNGRQTFANAAATICYE, from the coding sequence ATGCTAGATTTAATTATTAAAAATGCCCGACTGACAGATTATGATGACTTAGTCGATATTAACGTCAAAGACGGTCATATTCACAGTATCGACAGCAGTGAAAATGAGCCGAAAGTAGCGCAAGAGGATATCGAAAATCTAGCAAAACAAACTTTTGATGCACAGGGTCATTTTGTTTGTTCAGGATTTTACGAGAGTCATATTCACTTGGATAAGGCCTGTATTTTAGACCGCTGTAGTATAGAGGATGGTGACCTAAATGAAGCCGTAGAGGAGACGGGTAAAGCCAAAGAAGCGTTTACAGAAGCTGACGTATTTGCGCGTGGCTGTAAGGTAATCGAAATGGCTATTAAAAAAGGCACAGTAGGGTTACGAACGTTTGTAGAAACCGATAAAAAGACCGAGCTGCGTAGCTTTGAGGCGATAAAAAGAGTTCGGGATAAATATGCCTTTGCTATCGATATAGAGATTTGTGCCTTTGCGCAAGATGGCTTAACCACTGAGCCGCGCACCCAAGAGCTGTTGCAGCAAGCGCTAGCGCAAGGTGCTGATTTAATAGGCGGTTGTCCGTATAAAGATGAGCATCCCGAGCAGCATATCGAGATGGTGTTTGATTTAGCGCAGCAGTATGACGTTGATGTCGACTTCCATTTAGATTTTGATTTAGACCCAGAAGGTTCTAGCATTCCTAAACTGGTTGAAGAGACCATTAAACGCAATTATCAAGGTCGGGTCTCGATAGGCCATGTCACGAAGTTATCAGCCATGGATAAGGCGAAGCGTCTTGAAATAGCGGCTCTATTAAAGCTCGCCAAAATTACCTTAACGGTCTTGCCCGCCACGGATATTTATTTGAATGGTCGTGATTATGAGGCTCTGATTCCAAGAGGCATGGTGAATGCTAATGAATTAGCCGAAATGGGGCTAACGACGACTATTTCTAGCAATAATATCTTAAATGCCTTTACGCCTTATGGGGATGCCTCATTACTCAGAATGGCGAATATGTATGCCAATATTGCGCAACTGTCCAAGGATAGTGAAATTAGCGATGTCTTTGCTATGGTGACTAAAAATGCCGCCGACCTGTTGTCGCAGGCAAGCGAAATCAAGGTAGGCGCGCCAGCAACTTTAGTCGTGGTAGAAACCAAGGACGCGGTGTCCGCTGTTAGAACCGTGGCACAAGTGTTGGCGGGCTTTAAAAATGGGCGACAGACCTTTGCTAATGCCGCGGCTACTATTTGCTATGAATAA
- a CDS encoding MgtC/SapB family protein — protein sequence MMNFDINFQLMGYHFLQLGIAFVLSLPIALNREMKDNGAGLRTFPLVTIASCAFMLVGMDIYDAGGEARIMYAIITGMGFIGGGAIFKNEQGSKGTATAASLWNTGAIGISVAYGRYEIAIILSIVGFLILQFSDPFKAKDRPSALE from the coding sequence ATGATGAACTTCGATATCAACTTTCAGCTGATGGGCTATCACTTTCTGCAACTGGGGATTGCTTTTGTCCTATCGCTGCCTATTGCGTTAAACCGTGAGATGAAAGATAACGGCGCCGGTCTACGCACCTTTCCTCTGGTGACCATCGCCTCTTGTGCTTTTATGCTAGTAGGGATGGATATCTATGATGCGGGTGGAGAAGCCAGAATCATGTACGCTATCATTACCGGCATGGGCTTTATTGGTGGGGGCGCGATTTTTAAAAACGAACAAGGCTCCAAAGGCACTGCGACTGCCGCTAGTTTATGGAATACCGGAGCTATAGGTATCTCAGTCGCTTATGGCCGTTACGAAATCGCGATTATCTTATCAATCGTTGGCTTTCTGATTCTGCAATTCTCTGATCCTTTTAAAGCCAAAGATAGACCTTCTGCTTTAGAATAA
- the ggt gene encoding gamma-glutamyltransferase: MSASHSNAHSSSPFKLNKLLAATLFVALTSQAYALDPATAPQPITTPEQNVLAASNPNSQTLQVSETTSIKVISAAGAQTLKPAGLAPSAANDKAIFSPNAIEHPLWAKNGMVASQEALASEVGLQILREGGNAVDAAVAVGFALAVTLPRAGNLGGGGFMMIYDAKTKETIALDYREKAPNKAYRDMYLNKQGEADSDLSRYHGLAVGVPGTVAGLVTALETHGSMPLAQVIAPAIKLADEGIEVTPGLAESLIALEDRLKKWPSTAKIFFKPDGSAYQVGERLRQPELAASMQRIAAQGAAGFYKGKTAEQIVKAVNDAGGLMSMQDMADYQAVARKPVSGNYRGFEIVSMPPPSSGGIHIVEILNILEGYPLKDYGQNSAQTIHLMAEAMQLAYADRSEYLGDSDFIDVPVKGLTSEKYAAKLRATINPNKARPATEIKPNNPMPYESDQTTHFSVVDKQGNAVANTYTLNFSYGTGLVANGTGILLNNEMDDFSAKPGVPNAYGLLGGDANAVEPGKRPLSSMSPTMVFKDGAPYVVTGSPGGSRIITTVTQIISNVIDHDMNIAEATHAPRIHDQWMPDEIRIEKALSVDTVKKLESMGHKVSPQEVMGSTQSIMVTPQGLYGSSDPRQVDAAVVGY; the protein is encoded by the coding sequence ATGTCAGCCTCCCATTCCAATGCCCACTCTTCCTCCCCTTTTAAACTCAACAAGCTCCTCGCCGCTACCCTCTTTGTAGCTTTAACCAGTCAAGCTTATGCCCTAGACCCAGCAACGGCTCCACAGCCTATCACCACCCCTGAGCAAAATGTCCTAGCGGCATCAAACCCTAACTCACAAACGCTACAAGTTTCAGAAACCACTTCCATTAAAGTCATTAGTGCAGCAGGTGCGCAAACCCTCAAGCCTGCCGGCCTTGCTCCCTCTGCTGCTAATGACAAAGCCATCTTTTCTCCCAATGCTATCGAGCATCCCCTTTGGGCAAAAAACGGCATGGTCGCCTCACAAGAAGCCTTAGCATCAGAAGTTGGTCTGCAAATATTAAGAGAGGGCGGTAATGCGGTAGATGCGGCAGTGGCCGTGGGTTTTGCCCTAGCGGTGACTTTACCAAGAGCTGGTAACTTGGGCGGCGGCGGCTTTATGATGATTTACGATGCCAAAACCAAAGAAACCATTGCTTTAGACTATCGCGAAAAAGCCCCAAATAAAGCTTACCGGGACATGTATTTGAATAAACAAGGAGAAGCGGATAGCGACTTATCACGCTATCACGGGCTAGCAGTTGGTGTCCCTGGCACGGTAGCCGGATTGGTCACTGCCCTAGAGACTCATGGCTCGATGCCGCTAGCGCAAGTTATCGCCCCAGCTATCAAGTTGGCGGATGAAGGTATAGAAGTCACCCCCGGACTGGCTGAGTCTTTGATTGCGTTAGAAGACCGCCTAAAAAAATGGCCGAGCACCGCCAAGATTTTCTTTAAGCCGGATGGCAGTGCCTATCAAGTCGGCGAGCGCCTACGCCAACCTGAGCTCGCCGCTTCAATGCAGCGTATCGCGGCTCAAGGGGCGGCAGGCTTTTATAAAGGCAAGACCGCTGAGCAAATCGTCAAAGCCGTTAATGACGCCGGCGGCCTAATGAGTATGCAAGATATGGCCGATTATCAAGCAGTAGCACGCAAGCCCGTAAGCGGTAATTACCGTGGCTTCGAGATTGTATCAATGCCACCACCTTCCTCCGGAGGTATTCATATCGTTGAGATTTTGAATATTTTAGAGGGCTATCCGCTCAAAGACTATGGGCAAAATAGCGCCCAGACCATCCATTTAATGGCAGAGGCCATGCAGTTGGCTTATGCAGACCGCTCAGAGTATCTCGGCGATTCCGATTTTATCGATGTACCGGTGAAAGGGCTGACCTCAGAAAAGTATGCGGCAAAGTTACGCGCGACTATCAACCCGAATAAGGCACGCCCTGCTACCGAAATAAAACCCAACAATCCTATGCCGTATGAGAGCGATCAGACCACGCATTTCTCAGTAGTGGATAAGCAAGGCAATGCGGTGGCAAATACTTATACGCTGAATTTCTCTTATGGTACGGGGTTGGTGGCGAATGGTACGGGGATTTTGCTGAATAATGAAATGGACGACTTCTCTGCCAAACCAGGCGTACCCAACGCTTATGGCTTATTGGGCGGTGATGCCAATGCGGTAGAGCCTGGCAAGCGTCCGCTCTCCTCTATGAGCCCGACAATGGTCTTTAAAGACGGCGCTCCTTACGTGGTGACCGGCAGTCCGGGGGGCAGTCGTATTATCACCACCGTGACGCAGATTATCTCTAACGTCATTGATCACGATATGAATATTGCAGAAGCCACCCATGCCCCGCGTATCCATGACCAATGGATGCCCGATGAGATTCGTATCGAAAAAGCGCTGAGCGTCGATACCGTCAAAAAGTTAGAGTCGATGGGTCATAAAGTGTCGCCACAAGAAGTGATGGGCTCAACGCAGTCGATTATGGTCACGCCACAAGGGCTCTATGGCTCGTCAGACCCCAGACAAGTGGATGCGGCTGTAGTGGGCTATTAA